A window from Pseudomonadota bacterium encodes these proteins:
- a CDS encoding ferric reductase-like transmembrane domain-containing protein yields MARGATTIRAVLAWTCVATAVAVPLAIAAASPLLAWREPAYIAAGFAGIIGLALMLLQPLLIGGYLPGLRARLGSKVHVWIGSLIVVAVVMHVAGLYVTSPPDVIDALLFRSPTPFSLWGVIAMWAVLAAALLAAFRRRLRIAVWRMAHTFLAALIVVGTVIHALLIEGTMGTVSKVALCVLVLAATCKVIADRRVITTAIRRRSRVRVPTDQREVQ; encoded by the coding sequence ATGGCGCGTGGCGCCACGACCATTCGTGCGGTTCTGGCTTGGACGTGTGTCGCAACGGCAGTGGCCGTCCCGCTTGCCATAGCGGCAGCCAGCCCGCTTCTGGCATGGCGCGAGCCTGCTTACATAGCAGCCGGTTTCGCGGGCATCATCGGGCTGGCGCTGATGCTGCTTCAACCGCTCCTGATAGGGGGCTACCTGCCGGGACTGCGCGCACGGCTTGGATCAAAGGTGCATGTCTGGATCGGTAGCCTGATCGTCGTGGCCGTCGTCATGCACGTTGCCGGCCTCTACGTGACAAGCCCGCCCGACGTGATTGACGCGCTTCTCTTCCGATCGCCGACGCCATTCTCCCTTTGGGGTGTCATCGCGATGTGGGCCGTTCTGGCCGCGGCACTCCTTGCCGCATTCCGCCGACGCCTGAGGATCGCGGTCTGGCGGATGGCGCACACCTTCCTCGCCGCCTTGATTGTCGTTGGTACCGTTATCCACGCGTTGCTTATTGAGGGAACAATGGGAACGGTGTCGAAGGTTGCTCTTTGTGTCTTGGTTCTCGCGGCAACGTGCAAGGTGATCGCCGACCGGCGAGTCATAACAACTGCAATACGCCGCCGCTCCCGCGTGCGGGTACCCACCGATCAGCGCGAGGTCCAATAG
- a CDS encoding twin-arginine translocation pathway signal, translated as MTIINPTRRELFAVTAGAALAVGAPAWAQDLAPTPTMRGGANNYWPGAPIVDRIGGGGFWMTGTVRRAGDGAPLAGRRIQIWAHTTEGHEREPESHGATLTADDGTFRLEMPQIVPAFGQPHGHLAYDAEYDDGGFETVFLRPVMSSAEEKTLHADFVLLPA; from the coding sequence ATGACGATCATCAACCCGACCCGCCGCGAGCTGTTTGCTGTCACTGCCGGTGCGGCGCTTGCCGTCGGTGCGCCGGCTTGGGCGCAGGACCTCGCCCCCACACCGACAATGCGCGGCGGCGCGAACAACTACTGGCCCGGCGCACCGATTGTCGATCGTATCGGCGGCGGTGGTTTCTGGATGACTGGTACCGTAAGGCGTGCAGGAGACGGCGCACCGCTGGCTGGCCGGCGCATTCAGATTTGGGCACATACAACCGAGGGGCACGAGCGGGAACCAGAGAGTCATGGCGCCACACTGACCGCCGACGACGGTACATTCCGTTTGGAGATGCCGCAGATTGTTCCTGCCTTCGGTCAACCGCACGGCCACCTCGCTTACGATGCTGAATACGACGACGGCGGCTTCGAGACGGTCTTCTTGCGACCTGTTATGTCAAGTGCAGAGGAAAAGACGCTGCACGCCGATTTTGTGCTGCTCCCAGCTTGA